The following proteins are encoded in a genomic region of Brachypodium distachyon strain Bd21 chromosome 1, Brachypodium_distachyon_v3.0, whole genome shotgun sequence:
- the LOC100836838 gene encoding F-box protein At5g39250, whose product MENGFPGEVLKAVFPLLDGKDLVFCMLVCRQWHEIAKDDYFWKCICSRKWPSICKQPPSGTNFQNLYLTFSNPRKTKHLPVPKLNFEDLVFYIDMWHEGSLIFSQAVSGCILRAGLQNTPRGIPDILVEHLKAADCILMMEVKPKLTVPTGPAITVSVLAHRKDTDKMTCIINTSAFDYIDSNAARALAYEYLRFSPRYPFISDIRAWMSLLFLYKGTSSIEVFGIELDFCDAARSESEILWLLDMLDWK is encoded by the coding sequence ATGGAAAATGGATTTCCTGGTGAAGTTCTCAAGGCCGTTTTCCCTCTACTGGATGGTAAAGACTTAGTCTTTTGCATGCTTGTATGCCGCCAATGGCATGAAATTGCAAAGGATGACTACTTCTGGAAATGCATCTGCTCACGGAAATGGCCTTCCATCTGCAAGCAGCCTCCCTCTGGCACAAACTTCCAAAACCTTTATTTAACGTTCTCCAATCCACGGAAGACAAAGCACCTTCCTGTACCAAAGCTCAATTTCGAGGATCTGGTATTTTACATTGACATGTGGCATGAGGGATCACTGATCTTCTCTCAAGCAGTTTCAGGTTGCATTCTTCGAGCTGGTCTACAGAACACACCTCGGGGGATTCCAGATATACTTGTAGAACATCTGAAAGCCGCAGACTGCATCCTGATGATGGAAGTCAAACCCAAGCTGACAGTACCTACGGGGCCAGCCATCACCGTGTCTGTTCTTGCCCACCGCAAGGATACGGACAAGATGACTTGTATTATTAATACGTCGGCTTTTGATTACATTGACAGCAATGCAGCACGTGCATTGGCATACGAATATCTCAGGTTTTCACCCAGGTACCCGTTCATATCAGACATCCGAGCATGGATGTCCTTGCTTTTCCTGTATAAAGGAACAAGCTCCATAGAGGTATTTGGTATTGAATTAGATTTTTGTGATGCGGCAAGATCGGAGAGTGAGATCCTGTGGCTCCTAGACATGCTTGATTGGAAATAG